In the Clostridium cellulovorans 743B genome, CAATAGCAATATCCATTGAAAGTCTCCATGCTCTTTCTGCGTATACTTGCAACTTCCACATTTTTGTATCATCAAACATAATCCAATCCTCCATTCATAGGAATTTAGTAAAGTGTCCTGTTCTTCTTTCTTGTTTAAGTGTGGTTTGGTTTTCTGAAAAATCGAAAAATTTTGCAAAGGTAGGACGTAGCTTTTGAAGTGCCCGACGATGATGTGACAAAACAGTATTCAATTTTATCCCGTTTTTTTCTGCAATTTCGGCAAATGTATAGTTACCATAATACCTTTGGGAAATAATAATTCTCTCGATTTCTTTTAGTATCTCCAAGGATTTCAGCACCTCAGAAGTATCCTCATTTCGCATTATGTCTTCCACAAAATCTTCTTCACTAATAAAATCTAGACAAGCATCTAAAGAGATTTTATATTTTTCATTGTCATCTAGTTTTTTGAAATATTTAAATGCAATTCTTATACAAACAACTGAAAGATACCCAAAATTCTCCTTATCTATACTATAATCTTTATTTTCTAAAAGCGCCAAAAAAGCTTCATCAACTATATCTTCTGCACACTCTGCTATACCTGCTCTGCTCCAAAATTTTGCCTTGATAAACCGTAGAAGCTTGTCTCTTAATTCGCCTCGTTTATCCATAGCTTATCACTCCGTTCTCCATGAAAGGCCTTTCACTATATAAAGGCATATAAATTATCATTTTATTGCAAAAATTTTCAATAACTTAATGATAACTATTTCGTGAAGCTTACATACTAAGCTATATGTACTATTCTACCTGAAACCAACTTACAACCTTATCTTTCTTAAACCCCAAACCAGTTACCAAATTCATAGAATTTATATTGTCTTCTTCTATATGAGCAAATAGAATTTTATTTTTTCAATGACCTTATTTATTAAATCCATTGTTACGATTCTGCCATACCCCATTTTTCTGTGTTCTGGCAAAACGTGAAGAAATCCTATATCTCCATCATCTTGAGTTATTGCCCAGGCAATTAATTTGTCGGATTCTTGTATGCATGAACTTTCTCCATTAGTAATCCTACTCATTTCCTAACCTACTTTTTATTACCTTAAGCTCTTCAATAGAATCATTACTTATGTATACCCATCTTCTATCACTAGTTCCTTTATGAAGTATTGAATCTCCTATCTTCTCCACATAATCAATTTGATAATTCTCAATGAAATTTATTATATCAATATTTTCAATTTCGTCCTTTTTTAAGTATTTTAATATCACTTCTTTTTTGTTGATATTTTTTCACTTCACATAATCTCTAAAGTAAAAAACCTTATCATTTTCTTTGTTCCAGCAATCTTTCCAGGTAACTTTATATCTAAAATCTTGTAAAATGTTTCTTAATTCATTTTCTGATATATCACTTAAGTAAATCTCACTATTCTCTTCATATTCTTTTCCCTCACCATACTCAAATAAACCTCCACCAATTACTTGCAACTTATTATTTTTTAGATATTTTTCAAGGTTATCTCGTTCTATTTGTATGTCATTTTCTATTCCTATTGGCTCTATAACTTTTATCTCTACCCTTATATGTCTAAACTTCTCAATATCCTTGTTAGCATACATTCCATGATCATCATTAAGTATCCTCTCATAATCTTGGCCACTTACCTTAGTAATTTCTGCTCTAAAAACTATCTTAGGTTGAATGAAAGCTGAAAAATAAACTCCAGCTAAAAAATTAAATACCAAAACAATTACTAGTAAACTACTAAAAACGTTCTTTTTATTCATCATATACACCTTTTAAGCTAAAATCTTAAAATAGCTTTTTACTCACTACATATCTAGGTCAATCTATCAGCAGTCCCATGAATAGAGAATCATAGAACTTCCCATTTATATAAAAGTCTCTAGAAATAACGCCTTCATTTTTAAAATTGAATTTCTCATACATCTTAATTGCATTTTCATTGTCTGTTCTAACTCTTAAATTTATTTTTTTAATAATACCTGTTTCCTTTGCCCAGTTAATTAAAAATTGAAGAAGAAAGCTTCCAATTCCTAACCCA is a window encoding:
- a CDS encoding GNAT family N-acetyltransferase, with the protein product MSRITNGESSCIQESDKLIAWAITQDDGDIGFLHVLPEHRKMGYGRIVTMDLINKVIEKIKFYLLI
- a CDS encoding RNA polymerase sigma factor, giving the protein MDKRGELRDKLLRFIKAKFWSRAGIAECAEDIVDEAFLALLENKDYSIDKENFGYLSVVCIRIAFKYFKKLDDNEKYKISLDACLDFISEEDFVEDIMRNEDTSEVLKSLEILKEIERIIISQRYYGNYTFAEIAEKNGIKLNTVLSHHRRALQKLRPTFAKFFDFSENQTTLKQERRTGHFTKFL